One window of the Nocardia huaxiensis genome contains the following:
- the nadC gene encoding carboxylating nicotinate-nucleotide diphosphorylase codes for MALDSSLDRDEVVALIRTALDEDLRYGPDITTVATVPADATAKAAMVSRQPGTVAGLDVGLLVLDEVVGAGNYEVTDRVADGTRVRPGDTVLSVNAPTRELLTAERTLLNIVCHLSGIATATSAWVDAVEGTECRIRDSRKTLPGLRALQKYAVRVGGGVNHRMGLGDAALIKDNHVVAAGSVVAALRAVRELNPEIECEVEVDSLEQLDAVLAEDVQLVLLDNFPLWMTQAAVQRRNTRSPGTKLESSGGLSLDMAADYARTGVDYLAVGALTHSVTVLDLGLDM; via the coding sequence GTGGCTCTCGATTCCAGTCTCGATCGCGACGAGGTGGTCGCGCTCATTCGTACCGCCCTCGACGAGGACCTGCGGTATGGGCCCGATATCACCACGGTCGCAACGGTTCCCGCGGATGCGACGGCCAAGGCCGCCATGGTGTCGCGGCAGCCGGGCACGGTCGCGGGTCTCGATGTGGGGCTGCTGGTGCTCGACGAGGTTGTCGGCGCGGGCAATTACGAGGTGACCGATCGGGTGGCCGACGGCACGCGGGTGCGGCCGGGTGACACCGTGCTCAGCGTGAACGCACCGACGCGCGAATTGCTCACGGCCGAGCGGACTCTGCTCAATATCGTCTGCCATCTGTCCGGGATCGCCACGGCGACCTCGGCGTGGGTGGACGCGGTGGAGGGCACCGAGTGCCGGATTCGGGACAGTCGCAAGACACTGCCGGGACTGCGGGCGTTGCAGAAGTACGCGGTGCGGGTCGGCGGCGGCGTGAATCACCGCATGGGACTCGGTGATGCGGCGCTCATCAAGGACAACCACGTGGTGGCCGCCGGGTCGGTGGTGGCGGCGCTGCGGGCGGTGCGGGAACTGAATCCGGAGATCGAATGCGAGGTCGAGGTGGACAGCCTCGAGCAGCTCGATGCCGTGCTTGCCGAGGATGTGCAGCTGGTGTTGCTCGACAATTTCCCGCTGTGGATGACGCAGGCCGCCGTGCAACGCCGCAATACTCGCTCGCCGGGAACGAAACTCGAATCCTCGGGCGGTCTTTCGCTCGATATGGCGGCGGATTATGCCCGCACCGGCGTCGACTACCTGGCCGTGGGCGCGCTCACCCATTCGGTCACGGTGCTCGATCTCGGATTGGATATGTGA
- a CDS encoding tellurite resistance TerB family protein — translation MAFLNRLISNATSISRLLESAPKWREQLLAKRNELRGGTFRDATMGICALVAAADGGIDPQERMRVAQLIGADPVLQHFPTDELRTLFEDNCNRITMDPAFGRAYVMQQIAKATGKSTEARAVVQMGIMIGNADGNFDAQEIAAVKEACQVLHLDPQEFGL, via the coding sequence ATGGCCTTCCTCAACCGCCTGATTTCCAATGCCACGTCGATCAGCCGGTTGCTGGAGAGCGCGCCCAAGTGGCGTGAGCAGCTGCTGGCCAAGCGGAACGAGCTGCGCGGCGGCACCTTCCGGGATGCCACCATGGGCATCTGCGCGCTGGTGGCCGCGGCGGACGGCGGGATCGATCCGCAGGAGCGCATGCGGGTGGCGCAGCTCATCGGCGCCGACCCGGTGCTGCAGCACTTCCCGACCGACGAGCTGCGAACCCTGTTCGAGGACAACTGCAATCGGATCACCATGGACCCGGCTTTCGGGCGCGCCTATGTGATGCAGCAGATCGCCAAGGCGACCGGAAAGTCCACGGAGGCAAGGGCTGTCGTGCAGATGGGCATCATGATCGGCAATGCCGACGGCAATTTCGACGCCCAGGAAATCGCCGCGGTGAAGGAAGCCTGCCAGGTGCTGCATCTGGATCCGCAGGAATTCGGGTTGTAA
- a CDS encoding NUDIX hydrolase — translation MAHSSTIHETLTAVFQVRRFPDTYTAGESVFTPSDSGTRHANPGSAQKNAAARRDDLGRRSGPGERTELAVLLWERALEPAIGTWSLPGGRLRDDEDLDASAARQLAEKVDVRELTHLEQLSVFSDPHRLPDPPRRIASAYLGLVPLTAEPELPPDTRWHPVSALPHMSFDHGGIVEHARTRLAAKLSYTNIAFALAPERFTMSTLREIYCAALGYDVDTTNLQRVLSRRKVITPTGATASPGRAGGRPAAVYRFTDSEIRVTDEFAALRPPT, via the coding sequence GTGGCCCATAGTAGCACCATCCACGAAACGCTCACCGCGGTGTTCCAGGTTCGACGCTTCCCAGACACCTACACCGCAGGTGAGAGCGTTTTCACCCCCTCGGACAGTGGTACACGGCATGCGAATCCCGGTTCAGCTCAGAAAAATGCGGCCGCCAGACGCGATGATCTCGGCCGACGCTCCGGGCCGGGGGAACGCACCGAATTGGCGGTCCTGCTGTGGGAGCGCGCGCTCGAACCCGCGATCGGCACCTGGTCGCTGCCGGGCGGGCGGCTGCGCGACGACGAGGACCTCGACGCCTCGGCCGCGCGCCAGCTCGCGGAGAAGGTCGACGTGCGCGAATTGACACACCTGGAACAGCTTTCGGTGTTCAGCGACCCGCACCGGCTGCCCGACCCGCCACGCCGCATCGCCTCGGCATACCTGGGCCTGGTGCCGCTCACCGCCGAACCGGAACTGCCGCCGGACACCCGCTGGCATCCGGTCTCGGCGCTGCCGCACATGTCCTTCGACCACGGCGGCATCGTCGAGCACGCCCGCACCCGGCTGGCCGCGAAACTGTCCTACACGAACATCGCCTTCGCCCTCGCGCCGGAACGCTTCACCATGTCCACGCTGCGGGAAATCTACTGCGCCGCACTGGGTTACGACGTGGACACCACCAACCTGCAACGAGTCCTGTCCCGCCGCAAGGTGATCACCCCGACCGGGGCCACCGCCTCCCCCGGCCGCGCGGGCGGACGGCCCGCCGCCGTCTACCGCTTCACCGATTCCGAAATCCGCGTCACCGACGAGTTCGCGGCTCTCCGCCCTCCCACCTGA
- a CDS encoding DUF2567 domain-containing protein, with translation MASTMAPAEPSGLREVLARELRAGAVVFAVLGVVSALAGVAWAYLAPAERLLVVEPDRGAALTGESAHRFDAAAIFVLIGLVTAVLTTAAAWRWRRVRGPILLLSMLAGSLVGANLMRLVGEAVAEQLHTRPEHPAVHSIVEFAPTIEGWPFLLVQPLVAALLVLILASLSTSDDLGTGEYLPFGKIRPDPPAWAPPPFESQISFGPYYGPGANGGAPQPAGPREPVVPFENPVQEPGGR, from the coding sequence GTGGCAAGCACCATGGCGCCCGCCGAACCGTCCGGACTACGTGAGGTGCTCGCCCGCGAACTGCGGGCGGGCGCCGTGGTTTTCGCCGTGCTCGGTGTGGTGAGCGCGCTCGCGGGGGTGGCGTGGGCGTATCTCGCCCCGGCCGAACGGCTGCTCGTGGTCGAACCCGATCGCGGGGCGGCCCTCACCGGGGAGAGCGCGCATCGATTCGATGCCGCAGCCATTTTCGTGCTCATCGGCCTGGTGACGGCCGTGCTCACCACCGCCGCGGCCTGGCGGTGGCGGCGGGTGCGCGGGCCCATCCTGCTGCTGTCGATGCTCGCCGGATCACTGGTGGGCGCGAACCTCATGCGATTGGTGGGGGAGGCGGTCGCCGAGCAACTCCACACGCGCCCGGAGCATCCGGCCGTGCACAGCATCGTGGAATTCGCGCCGACCATCGAAGGCTGGCCGTTCCTGCTGGTGCAGCCGCTGGTGGCCGCGCTGCTGGTGCTGATCCTGGCCTCGCTCAGCACCTCCGACGATCTCGGCACCGGGGAATACCTGCCGTTCGGCAAGATTCGCCCCGACCCGCCCGCCTGGGCGCCGCCGCCGTTCGAATCCCAGATCAGCTTCGGGCCGTACTACGGGCCGGGAGCCAATGGCGGAGCCCCGCAACCGGCCGGTCCGCGAGAACCGGTGGTGCCGTTCGAGAATCCGGTGCAGGAGCCCGGCGGGCGCTGA
- the nadA gene encoding quinolinate synthase NadA, which yields MAALGATMTLAEQIADGPSGYTGVEATPDWAAEIKRLARERNATILAHNYQLPEIQDIADHVGDSLALSRIAAEAPEDTIVFCGVHFMAETAKILSPEKTVLIPDQRAGCSLADSITADELRAWKDEHPGALVVSYVNTTAAVKALTDICCTSSNAVDVVASIDPDREVLFLPDQFLGAHVKRVTGRENMHIWMGECHVHAGINGDELNEQARTHPDAELFVHPECGCATSALYLAGAGEFPADRVHILSTGGMIDAAKAAKSKEVLVATEVGMLHQLRKAAPGIDFQAVNDRASCKYMKMITPAALLRCLVENRDEVHVDLETAALARNSVQRMIEIGNPGGGE from the coding sequence ATGGCTGCACTAGGTGCGACGATGACCCTCGCGGAGCAGATCGCGGACGGGCCGTCGGGATACACGGGCGTCGAGGCCACCCCCGACTGGGCGGCCGAGATCAAGCGACTGGCGCGCGAACGCAATGCCACCATCCTGGCGCACAACTACCAGCTGCCGGAGATCCAGGACATCGCCGACCATGTGGGCGACTCCCTGGCCCTGTCCCGGATCGCCGCCGAAGCGCCCGAGGACACCATCGTGTTCTGCGGCGTGCACTTCATGGCCGAGACCGCCAAGATCCTCAGCCCCGAGAAGACGGTCCTGATCCCCGATCAGCGCGCCGGCTGCTCGCTGGCCGATTCCATCACCGCCGACGAACTGCGCGCCTGGAAGGACGAACACCCCGGCGCGCTCGTGGTCTCCTACGTGAACACCACCGCCGCGGTGAAGGCCCTCACCGACATCTGCTGCACCTCCTCCAATGCCGTCGACGTGGTCGCCTCCATCGACCCCGACCGCGAGGTGCTGTTCCTGCCGGACCAGTTCCTGGGCGCGCACGTCAAGCGCGTCACCGGCCGCGAGAACATGCACATCTGGATGGGCGAGTGCCACGTGCACGCCGGCATCAATGGCGACGAGCTCAACGAGCAGGCCCGCACCCACCCGGATGCCGAGCTGTTCGTGCACCCCGAATGCGGCTGCGCCACCTCGGCGCTGTACCTGGCCGGCGCGGGCGAGTTCCCGGCCGACCGCGTGCACATCCTGTCCACCGGCGGCATGATCGACGCCGCCAAGGCCGCGAAGTCCAAGGAAGTCCTGGTGGCCACCGAGGTCGGCATGCTCCACCAGCTCCGCAAGGCGGCCCCCGGCATCGACTTCCAGGCCGTCAACGACCGCGCCTCCTGCAAGTACATGAAGATGATCACCCCCGCCGCCCTGCTCCGCTGCCTGGTGGAGAACCGCGACGAGGTCCACGTCGATCTCGAAACCGCCGCCCTGGCCCGCAATTCGGTCCAGCGCATGATCGAGATCGGCAACCCGGGCGGCGGAGAATAA
- a CDS encoding TetR/AcrR family transcriptional regulator C-terminal domain-containing protein yields MQLHRTDVVDGAIAILDQYGLADLTMRRLATSLHVQPGALYWHFPNKQALLGAVADRILAPMEDPIDATEWSKQITELAHRLRSCLLAYRDGAELVSATYASRLTTSKGRERLASAAIRAGMTREEADSAAFTLLYYVLGQTVDEQSRIQMDSAGALAEADSPLYDTVNTSDRFDFGLQLFVSGVRHLLGSRIR; encoded by the coding sequence GTGCAACTGCACCGCACGGACGTGGTCGACGGAGCCATCGCCATTCTCGACCAGTACGGCCTCGCCGACCTGACCATGCGCCGCCTCGCCACCTCCCTGCACGTGCAGCCGGGCGCACTGTACTGGCACTTCCCGAACAAGCAGGCGCTGCTGGGCGCCGTGGCCGACCGCATTCTCGCGCCCATGGAGGATCCGATCGACGCCACCGAATGGTCCAAGCAGATCACCGAATTGGCGCATCGGCTGCGCTCATGCCTGCTCGCCTACCGCGACGGGGCCGAATTGGTCTCCGCCACTTACGCTTCCCGGCTCACCACCTCGAAAGGCCGGGAGCGGCTGGCCAGTGCGGCCATTCGGGCCGGAATGACCAGGGAGGAAGCCGATTCGGCGGCCTTCACCCTGCTGTACTACGTGCTCGGCCAGACCGTGGACGAGCAGTCGCGCATCCAGATGGATTCGGCGGGCGCACTGGCGGAAGCGGATTCGCCGCTCTACGACACCGTGAACACGAGCGATCGCTTCGACTTCGGGTTGCAGCTGTTCGTGTCCGGCGTACGGCACCTGCTGGGATCGCGCATTCGCTGA
- a CDS encoding DUF5988 family protein — protein sequence MALTAKAILVGGPNDLPERIVPITSEPEIKISHRNGYEHFQATAREEDTPQGTLRVYEWSGRTKVAE from the coding sequence ATGGCACTCACAGCCAAGGCAATTCTGGTGGGTGGACCCAATGATCTGCCCGAACGCATAGTCCCGATCACTTCGGAACCGGAGATCAAGATCTCCCATCGCAATGGCTACGAGCATTTCCAGGCCACGGCACGGGAGGAAGACACACCGCAGGGCACGCTGCGCGTCTACGAGTGGTCCGGACGGACGAAGGTCGCCGAATAG
- a CDS encoding FecCD family ABC transporter permease, with protein sequence MSRTRTSIALPVLGLLLVAAMVAATGFGAETVPVHQVVDVLYRRATGLAPENLGLDTIIWQLRVPRTLLAAIVGAGLAVAGAAMQTLVRNPLADPYLLGVSSGAGVGAAAVITSGAFASAGLWALSAGALTGALAAAAAVFLIAVAQGGLTPLRLVLTGTVLGSMFAALSSYMIFRSTDPAAAQSVLFWLLGSLAGADWTRIALPATVVALSAVALFAAASWLDALSLGADTAASLGIPVRELRIALFILLAVLVGVLVAVSGGIGFVGLVVPHAARLLVGPRHRSLLPACALCGALFLVVADAATRILVRPTEIPVGVLTGLIGAPAFLLLMGRRRYRFGAA encoded by the coding sequence ATGAGCCGTACCCGGACATCGATCGCCCTGCCCGTACTCGGGCTACTGCTGGTTGCCGCCATGGTGGCGGCCACCGGCTTCGGCGCGGAAACCGTGCCGGTGCACCAGGTCGTGGACGTGCTGTACCGCCGCGCCACCGGGCTCGCGCCCGAGAATCTCGGCCTCGACACCATCATCTGGCAGCTGCGCGTCCCGCGCACCCTGCTCGCGGCCATCGTCGGTGCGGGCCTCGCGGTCGCCGGAGCCGCCATGCAGACCCTGGTCCGCAACCCCCTCGCAGACCCGTACCTGCTGGGCGTCTCCTCCGGCGCGGGCGTCGGCGCGGCAGCGGTCATCACCTCCGGCGCCTTCGCTTCCGCTGGGCTGTGGGCCCTTTCGGCCGGAGCGTTGACCGGCGCCCTCGCGGCAGCGGCGGCGGTCTTCCTCATCGCCGTAGCCCAGGGCGGCCTGACCCCGCTGCGCCTGGTCCTCACCGGCACGGTCCTCGGCTCCATGTTCGCCGCCCTGAGCAGCTACATGATCTTCCGCAGCACCGACCCCGCAGCCGCCCAGTCCGTCCTGTTCTGGCTGCTCGGCAGCCTCGCGGGCGCGGACTGGACCCGAATCGCCCTGCCCGCCACCGTGGTAGCGCTCAGCGCCGTGGCCCTGTTCGCGGCGGCAAGCTGGCTCGACGCCCTCAGCCTCGGCGCGGACACCGCTGCCTCCCTCGGAATCCCGGTGCGCGAGCTGCGAATCGCCCTCTTCATCCTGCTGGCGGTACTCGTCGGCGTGCTGGTGGCCGTCTCCGGCGGCATCGGCTTCGTCGGCCTGGTGGTCCCCCACGCCGCCCGGCTGCTGGTCGGCCCGCGCCATCGCAGCCTCCTCCCGGCCTGCGCGCTGTGCGGCGCTCTGTTCCTGGTCGTCGCCGACGCGGCCACCCGAATCCTGGTCCGCCCCACCGAAATCCCGGTAGGCGTCCTCACCGGCCTCATCGGCGCCCCCGCCTTCCTGCTCCTCATGGGCCGCCGTCGCTACCGCTTCGGAGCAGCATGA
- a CDS encoding L-aspartate oxidase, translating to MNISIQWEAEADLVVIGGGVAGLTAARTASLRGLRVLTLSKGGPTDTSTQYAQGGIAVVAPHGDSVESHVQDTVVAGAGLCDAEAVRSIVEGGVEAVAALTDLGAVFDLGRDGEVSRTREGGHSTRRIIHAGGDATGAEVQRALNAAGLPVIFGAAVVEIVTGPDGVRGVVAVSDKGFGVVHAPAVLLATGGLGQLYACSTNPAGATADGVALALRAGAVVADLEFVQFHPTVLFSPGGVGRRPLISEAVRGEGAVLVDSQGNSVTAGVHERGDLAPRDIVSRAIHARMAQLGTDHVYLDARSIDGFAQRFPTITASCLDAGLDPTSALIPVAPAAHYQCGGVVTDTHGRTTVPGLYAAGEVARTGLHGANRLASNSLLEGLVVGGRAGVAAAERLGAAARITEAGPMRLPRADRKLLQELMTRHASVVRDGDGLRGGVLRLMGMLTDGEADAETTPRTDAAAVIRNLEDSALTLTARALLVAAAARTESRGCHTRSDHPEPREDQRRSITVRLGSDGRPKLVTDGSTVTAPWIRTTLRSAS from the coding sequence ATGAATATCTCGATCCAGTGGGAAGCCGAAGCCGATCTCGTGGTGATCGGTGGTGGGGTGGCCGGACTGACGGCAGCCCGGACCGCCTCGCTGCGCGGGCTGCGGGTGCTGACGCTGAGCAAGGGCGGGCCCACCGACACATCCACGCAGTACGCGCAGGGCGGGATCGCCGTCGTTGCGCCGCACGGGGATTCGGTGGAATCGCATGTGCAGGACACCGTGGTCGCGGGAGCCGGGCTCTGTGATGCGGAGGCGGTGCGGTCCATTGTCGAAGGTGGGGTCGAGGCTGTTGCGGCGTTGACCGATCTGGGGGCCGTGTTCGATCTCGGGCGGGACGGGGAGGTGTCGCGGACCCGGGAGGGCGGGCACAGTACTCGGCGGATCATCCATGCCGGTGGTGATGCCACGGGAGCCGAGGTGCAGCGGGCGTTGAATGCCGCCGGGCTGCCGGTGATCTTCGGGGCCGCGGTGGTGGAGATCGTGACCGGGCCCGATGGGGTGCGGGGCGTTGTCGCGGTGTCGGACAAGGGGTTCGGGGTCGTGCACGCGCCCGCCGTGCTGCTGGCCACCGGTGGGCTCGGGCAGTTGTACGCGTGCAGCACCAACCCGGCCGGGGCGACCGCGGACGGGGTGGCGCTGGCGCTGCGGGCCGGGGCCGTGGTCGCGGATCTGGAGTTCGTGCAGTTCCATCCGACCGTGCTGTTCTCGCCCGGCGGGGTGGGGCGGCGGCCGCTGATCAGTGAGGCCGTGCGCGGCGAGGGCGCGGTACTGGTGGATTCCCAGGGGAATTCGGTCACCGCCGGAGTGCACGAGCGTGGGGATCTCGCGCCTCGTGACATCGTCTCGCGTGCGATCCACGCCCGCATGGCACAGCTGGGCACCGATCACGTCTATCTGGACGCGCGGTCGATCGACGGGTTCGCGCAACGGTTTCCGACCATCACCGCGTCCTGCCTGGACGCGGGCCTCGACCCGACCTCGGCGCTCATTCCGGTCGCGCCCGCCGCGCACTATCAATGCGGTGGCGTCGTCACCGACACCCACGGCCGCACAACGGTTCCCGGCCTCTACGCGGCGGGGGAGGTGGCGCGCACCGGCCTGCACGGCGCGAATCGCCTCGCCTCCAACAGCCTGCTCGAAGGTCTCGTGGTCGGCGGGCGCGCCGGTGTCGCGGCGGCCGAACGACTCGGGGCCGCCGCCCGCATCACCGAGGCCGGTCCGATGCGTCTGCCGCGCGCCGACCGGAAACTCTTGCAGGAGCTCATGACCCGGCACGCGTCCGTGGTGCGCGACGGCGACGGCCTGCGCGGCGGCGTACTCCGCCTGATGGGCATGCTCACCGATGGCGAAGCCGACGCCGAGACCACACCGCGCACCGATGCGGCAGCGGTGATCCGCAATCTGGAGGACTCCGCGCTCACGCTGACCGCCCGCGCCCTGCTGGTCGCCGCGGCCGCGCGCACCGAAAGCCGTGGCTGCCATACACGTTCGGACCATCCGGAGCCGCGCGAGGACCAGCGGCGCAGCATCACCGTGCGCCTGGGTTCCGATGGCCGCCCCAAACTCGTCACCGATGGTTCGACGGTCACCGCGCCGTGGATCCGGACCACCTTGCGGTCCGCCTCGTGA
- the bioB gene encoding biotin synthase BioB — protein sequence MTQAAVSTGADIQAGGDILAIAREQVLERGVGLTQDQTLEVLRLGDDRLEELLGLAHDVRMKWCGPEVEVEGIISLKTGGCPEDCHFCSQSGLFQSPVRAAWLDIPSLVEAAKQTAKTGATEFCIVAAVRGPDERLMAQVAAGVEAIRNEVDIQVACSLGMLNQEQVDQLAAMGVHRYNHNLETARSHFPNVVTTHTYDERWDTLRMVREAGMEVCSGGILGMGESLEQRAEFAAQLAELEPDEVPLNFLNPRPGTPFGDLEVLPAADALRAVAAFRLALPRTILRFAGGREITLGDLGAKQGILGGINAVIVGNYLTTLGRPAEADLDLLGELKMPIKALNETL from the coding sequence ATGACCCAGGCAGCCGTGTCCACCGGGGCCGACATCCAAGCAGGCGGAGACATTCTGGCCATCGCTCGCGAGCAGGTGCTCGAGCGCGGTGTCGGACTGACCCAGGACCAGACCCTCGAGGTGCTGCGGCTCGGCGACGACCGGCTCGAGGAGCTGCTCGGCCTCGCCCACGACGTGCGCATGAAGTGGTGCGGTCCCGAGGTCGAGGTCGAGGGCATCATCTCGCTCAAGACCGGCGGCTGCCCGGAGGACTGCCACTTCTGTTCGCAGTCCGGTCTTTTCCAGTCGCCCGTGCGCGCCGCCTGGCTCGACATCCCCTCGCTGGTCGAGGCCGCCAAGCAGACCGCCAAGACCGGCGCCACCGAGTTCTGCATCGTGGCCGCCGTGCGCGGCCCGGACGAGCGCCTCATGGCGCAGGTCGCCGCGGGCGTGGAGGCCATCCGCAACGAGGTCGACATCCAGGTCGCCTGCTCGCTCGGCATGCTCAACCAGGAGCAGGTCGATCAGCTGGCCGCCATGGGCGTGCACCGCTACAACCACAATCTCGAGACCGCGCGCTCGCACTTCCCGAACGTGGTCACCACGCACACCTACGACGAGCGCTGGGACACCCTGCGCATGGTGCGCGAGGCCGGCATGGAGGTGTGCTCCGGCGGCATCCTCGGCATGGGCGAGTCGCTCGAGCAGCGCGCCGAATTCGCCGCCCAGCTGGCCGAATTGGAGCCCGACGAGGTTCCGCTGAACTTCCTCAATCCGCGCCCCGGCACCCCCTTCGGCGACCTCGAGGTGCTGCCGGCCGCCGACGCCCTGCGCGCCGTCGCCGCCTTCCGCCTGGCGCTGCCGCGCACCATCCTGCGCTTCGCCGGCGGTCGTGAGATCACCCTCGGCGACCTCGGCGCCAAGCAGGGCATCCTCGGCGGCATCAATGCCGTCATCGTCGGCAACTATCTGACCACCCTCGGCCGCCCCGCCGAAGCGGATCTCGATCTGCTGGGCGAGCTGAAGATGCCCATCAAGGCGCTCAACGAAACCCTGTGA
- a CDS encoding ABC transporter ATP-binding protein, whose amino-acid sequence MNFTVRHGETIGIVGPNGSGKTTLMRTIAGLIRPVAGAVLVNGQAVHGLSARRRARALALVTQDEQPPADLLAGEVVALGRTPYLPPWGAGGAQERAAVEAALAAVDLAGFAGRPVNRLSGGERQRVLLARALVQETPLLLLDEPTNHLDITHQLELLTLARDLDRTVVMNLHDLALADRYCDRVLVLHDGRANPLEPPGIALRTEVVTEVFGVHAARVPHPDTGIPHLLISAALT is encoded by the coding sequence GTGAATTTCACTGTGCGGCACGGGGAGACGATCGGGATCGTCGGACCGAACGGGAGCGGGAAGACCACGCTCATGCGGACGATCGCGGGGTTGATTCGGCCGGTGGCCGGTGCGGTTCTGGTGAACGGGCAGGCGGTGCACGGACTTTCGGCTCGGCGTCGCGCTCGGGCGCTCGCGTTGGTGACGCAGGACGAGCAGCCACCGGCAGATCTGCTGGCTGGGGAGGTCGTGGCGCTGGGGCGGACACCGTACCTGCCGCCGTGGGGCGCGGGCGGAGCGCAGGAGCGGGCGGCCGTCGAAGCGGCGCTGGCCGCAGTGGATCTGGCGGGGTTCGCGGGACGACCGGTGAATCGGCTCTCCGGCGGCGAACGGCAGCGCGTGCTGCTGGCACGGGCGCTGGTACAGGAGACGCCGCTGCTACTCCTGGATGAGCCCACCAATCATCTCGACATTACTCATCAGCTCGAATTGCTGACGCTGGCACGGGATCTCGATCGCACGGTCGTCATGAACCTGCACGATCTGGCGCTGGCCGACCGCTACTGCGATCGGGTGCTCGTCCTGCACGACGGGCGGGCGAATCCGCTGGAGCCGCCCGGCATCGCCCTGCGGACCGAAGTCGTCACCGAGGTGTTCGGCGTGCACGCCGCGCGGGTTCCGCATCCGGACACCGGCATTCCCCATCTGCTCATCAGCGCTGCTCTGACATGA